TCGACCTCCTGACGCAGTTCATAGCCGTGACACGGTCGCTCGGACAGAAGACCTAGGATGACGAGATGTACGCTCACAGAGTACCTTTCTCAGAATAGTTTGCGCAGACTATATTGCTTGGGGATAATAAAAAGGCAGGCTCAAGACGCGATGCACAGAATAGACCTGATGGAGAACGGTATTTGGTGATGAACGGGACCCGATATGGGAAGTCAGCACGACTTTGTAGCGAGGTTTTATCCTTCTCAAAGTAGTTTGCACAGACTATATAGGGAAAACTTTGGCTTTTGTCAAGCAAATTTTTGAAGAAAAATACAGGATGGCTTTCCCCGTCGTGCAGGCCCGGCTTATGGCAGACGGTCTTTCTGGATCACCCCCCGCTCGTGGAGGAGATTGAGGATGATATCGAGGCTGTGGTCCCACAGCTTGACCTTGAGCTGGTCGTACAGGGTGAAGTTGGCCAGCCGCAGCATGGGCCGGTCATCGACAAAGTCAATGATGTTGATGCAGCCAAAGTCTTGCTCGATGTTGAACACGCGCCCGTCGGTGATGCCCAGCACAGAGGCCAGCAGGGCATTATTGCTGCCGCCGTGGGCGACGGCCAACAGCGTCCGCCAGTCGGCTTGGGCGAGGACGCCGCGCAGAAACCGCTCCGTGCGTTCCCGGACCTGACGGAAACTCTCGCCGCCCAGATACGGCTCGTCCCAGCCGGTGGTCGGACTGGTAAAGAAACGCTGAACGGCGCGAAAAATGTCGGTCAGATCCTGGCCGGCGGTCAGCTCCTCGCTCGGTGTGATCTCCGCCAAGTCAGGCTCCAGGCTGACCTCCAGGCCCGTCTCGTCGGCAATGATCCGGGCCGTTTCGTGGGAACGTGACAGCGGGCTGGAGTAGATGCGGTCGAGCCGGACGGCGCGAAACAGCAGGGCGGCGGTGGCGATTTGTTCCCGGCCGCGCTCGGTCAGCGCCCCGTTGCCGATCGCTCCCTCGTTGGCGACCCGCTGGTACAGGGTTTCCCCGTGGCGCATGAGATAGATTCGGCGGCGTTCCATGAGCGTGCCTCCTTAGGCATCCGGCAGTGGGCCAGGGTCGAGAGCTGGCGGATCGGGCGTCTCCGAAAAGACGGCCGTCCCAGGCCGATCAGACACCCGTGAAGTGATAGGTCACCTCCAGGCCGAAGACCCGCCCTTTCATCAGCGGTGAGAAGGTGCCGGCGGGCAGCTGGATGTCGCTCCCGAACCGCGTGGAGTCCAGCAGGTTCTTGCCGTACAGGCCGACCACCCACTGACCATCGTTGATGTGGATATCCAGCCCGGCCTGCAACATTTTCTGCTGGCGGTTGAACCCGGTGTTGTCGTCGTTGGCATACTCTTTGTCGCGGTAGGCGTAGGTGACGCGCGAGGCGAGCCGATAGCGGCTGCCGACCCGCAGCGTGTGCAGCAGACCCAGGCTGTAGGTCCAGCGCGCGGCCCGGGGCGGTTTGAGATCCTCGTCCTTTGCGTCCAGCCTGCCGTCGCGGTTGAGGTCGAACTTGACCGCGGTATAGTCCGGCTCGACGTAGCCGAGCGAGCCGAGCGCGATCAAGCTGGGGGTGAGGGCAAACATCCCCTCCACTTCCAGGCCCCAGAATTCGGCGTCGGCCGTGTTCCGAATTACCTGCACGATGTTCTGCACGGTTTGGATGGTCGGCCTGCCGTCCACAAAAGTGATGACGGGCAGACCGGTGTCCGGGTCCGGGACGGGCAGGTTCTCGCCGAAACTCAGCTCCCGTTGCAGATCGTCGACGAAGTTATAGAAGAACGCCGCGTTGAGGCGGCCGCGGCTGCCGAAGGTTTTCTTGAAGCCGATCTCGAAACTGTCGATCCGTTCTTCGTCGAACGCCTCGGCGTCAAGATCGCGGGCAGCCTTCAGGCCGAGCCGCTCGAGCAGGGCGATCTGGGCGTCCGGCAGACCCCTGGTCACATCGTAAAATGAGTCGCGCAGATTATAGCCGCCGGACCGGAAGCCGCGTGCCCAGTGGGTGTACAGCAGTGTCTCGTCATCAAACCGGTAGCTCAGCCCGATTTTGGGCGACAGATTATTCCAGCTCGCCTCGTCTTTGAAATGGCTGGGGCAGTCGGGGCCGTCCACGATATGACACCGGGTGCCTCCGTTGCGGAGGATATTCGTAATCTCG
The nucleotide sequence above comes from Desulfurellaceae bacterium. Encoded proteins:
- a CDS encoding histidine phosphatase family protein, whose protein sequence is MERRRIYLMRHGETLYQRVANEGAIGNGALTERGREQIATAALLFRAVRLDRIYSSPLSRSHETARIIADETGLEVSLEPDLAEITPSEELTAGQDLTDIFRAVQRFFTSPTTGWDEPYLGGESFRQVRERTERFLRGVLAQADWRTLLAVAHGGSNNALLASVLGITDGRVFNIEQDFGCINIIDFVDDRPMLRLANFTLYDQLKVKLWDHSLDIILNLLHERGVIQKDRLP